In Flavobacterium luteolum, the DNA window CCTGTCGCAGTAATACTTCCTCCATGTCGTTCGGCAATTTTTTTACAGAGAGACAAACCTAAGCCTGTTCCTTCGTAACGATCTTTGGAATTTAAGCGGGTAAAAGTTTCAAAAATACGTCCGGTTTGATTGTCTTCAAATCCAATTCCGTTATCTTCTACCGTAATTACCGCTGCTCTTCTTCCGTCTTCAATTTGTTCATTTGCCTTAATAGTGATTTGGGGCGACACTTCTTCTCTAGCAAATTTAATAGAATTGTTAATCAGATTATAAAACAATTGATAAAGCAATACAGAAGCTCCTTCAACCACTGGGAGTTCTTCATAATAAATTTTACCTCCTGTTTTTTGAAGCGCGATTTCAAGGTCGCTTTCTATATTTTTAATCACTTCATTTAAATCGACAACCGTTGCTTTTTGCAAATCGGCATTGATTTTAGAGTAGGCCAACACACCGTCAATCATAGTGAACATACGGTCTGCCGCAACATGAATTCGTTCAATATATTTTGAAGATGATTCGTCTAACTGTTCGCTAAGATGATCTTCAAGACGGCTTAAAAATGTTTTGATTTTTCTAACAGGCTCTTTTAAATCGTGAGATGCAACATGTGCAAATTGCTGTAAATCGTCGTTAGAACGCTGTAATTCTTTGGTACGCTCTGCCACCAAAATCTCCAATTTTTCGGTAATCGATTTTTGCTCATGAATATCGGTGCAAGTGCCAAACCAATTGGTTATTACGCCTTCTTTATCTCTTATTGGAAGCGCTTTACTCAAAAACCAACGGTATTCTCCCGTATTAATATTTTTTAAACGAAACTCAATCTGATACGAGGTTCCTGCATGAACACTTTGATACCAATTTTTTGAAACCATTGATACATCATCTGGATGAAGTACGGGCATCCAGCTCGAATCTCCAAATTCATGTTCATTGAAACCGGTATATTCGTACCAGCGGCTGTTATAATAATCTATAAATCCTTCAGGATTCGATGTCCAGATAATCTGCGGAACCAGATCTGCAAGCTGCCTGAATTTTTCTTCGCTTTCTGCAATTACATTTTGAAGTTCTTTCTGCGAAGTTATATCGCTTGAGGCACCAAACCATTCTACAATTTTTTCTTTATCGTTCAATATCGGAACCACTCTAGAAAACACCCATTTCACAGTATCATCTTCATTTATAATTCTGTGTTCCATTTCGAAAATACTTTTCTCCACTATCGATTTGGAAATAAGATGTACGGCCTGCTCCAGATCACTAGGATGAACAAACTTATCCAACCAATTGATGCCTTTTTTTCCTGGACTAGACAATTCTCCATCTCCTTCCAGATTATGCATGATCATCCAATCGGCATCCATACGATAAACTAAGTCAGACGAAGCGTTGATTAAGGCTCCGAAACGATTTTCGCTTTCCTCCATCTTCTGGCGTGCCACCACTTGCTCGGTAACTTCTACTGCTACTTGTATCATTCCAGTTATCTCTCCTTCTTCTATTAAAGGTCGATAAGCCAGATTATAATAGTAGTTCTTCATTTCTCCTGTCCGATTGTGAGGCACTAGAACTTCGCTTTGATCAAACGGAATTCCTTCGTTATAAACCCTTAAAACTTGTTCCCAAACATATTGTCCTTCAAGTTCTGGCAATACATCTATCAGACGCATACCAATAATTTCTTCTCCTCGGCCTATCATTTGAAGCATGTGTCTGTTTATCTGTTCAATAACAAGATCACCTCCTCGAAGTACTAAAGTCGGAGCTGGAGTCTGATGAATCATTTTACGGAAACGGCTTTCATTTTGCTGCAGTTTCTCTTCAGCCAGCTTACTTTCGGTTATATCTCTTGTTGTTCCAGCAACACATTCTACTTCTCCTTTTTCGTTAAAAACGGGAACAAAAATATAGTCGTAAATTCTTCTCCCTAATTCGGCATGCGGAAAAGAAACTGTTCCTCTAATTGGCTTTTTATTGGCCACAACAGCATCAATTTCGCTTTCATGCATTTCGGCATGCCAGTCTTCGTAACCATTTTCTCTTAATCCGCGGCCAATAGAATCTTGTTCTGTTTTGCCCCACATGGTTAATAAAGCTTTGTTTGTATAAATGAACTTGTAATCAAGATCAAATACATAAACCAAATCGGGAGTGCTGTTTATTATAGAATTGTAAAGTCTTTTTTGTTTTTCTGCATCAATCAATGCTTCATTCAATGCAGTTTCTGCCTGTTTTTTTTCGGTGATGTCTTCCATCGTTACCACCAACAATTGATCTTGAGCTACGGCAGTAAAACGGAACCATTGTTTTTTGGTTTCAGTACCAAACCATTGTTCAAAATTAGCTGGAATACTGGTTTCTAAAGTTTCAATAAACTTTTCAAGAACGTCTGTTCCGTTGACATTAGAAAAAACTTCACTGTATCTTTTATTTTTATAATCCGAATTTCCGATCCAGTTTACTAAATAGGCATTACATAATAATATCGTAAAGTCTCCAGCTTTACCCTTTTTACCATACAAAGGTTTCAAGACTGCAATACCATTTGGCGCAGAATTAAAAACAGTTTGAAAAAGGTCTAGATTATGTATTAGCTCCATTAAGATATTTGATGAAAATAATTTCTAATGCTGTTTTTTGCTACTAATGAAACGTAAATTTGTTAAATTCTTTCTCAAATATAAATAAAAACACGATTGCCTGTTTAAAAAATAAAAAAAGCCAAATCGTTTAAAATTTGGCTTTTTTTCGGTTTCACAAGAATAACATCAGTTACTGTCTAATATGCAAAAGAGCGGAGTATTTTTCCGCTCTTTTTAAAATTAATCTGTTTTTGTTTCTTCATTTCCAAAAGTACGAATATTCATATTGGAATTGTCTTTATGTCTCAGTTCTTCATAATCGCTATCATCTCCCCAATCTCCTGTATTGGTGTGCTGAATAGGATTGTCACTTTCATTTACATATTCTACTTTATTTTCGTCATTCGGAAAATACATATGGTATCCTAAAATGGGATCCCAGTTTGATTCCTGAGTACGATCAATACCATCTTGGAATAAATCGTTTTGTTCATTTCTTGTTTCCATTTTCTACAATTTTACACCCTCAAAGATTGAAAGCCCGATTATTATTTCATTCGTAAGTTAGTAAAATTCAACAAATTAAATCACAACCTATTATATCATTTAACGAAAATTTTACATGATTCTGTATTGTTAAATAAATTTTCTAATGCGTTTTAATTCAGTTTTTAGAATTGTATTGAAACTAAAAAAGCCTGTAAAAACAAGATTTACAGGCTTTTTAAAATAATCTGATTTTTTAAAAAATTTACTTCTAAAAAGTAACCAGTTTTACTCCTAAAGTAAACCAGCGTGATGGCAACGGTACTGCCCCTACTTCGTAATAAGTTGCATTGAATATATTTTGTCCGTCTAAAAAGATTGTAAATTTATTAATTGACTGACTTACTCTAAAGTCATTTACCCAATAAGATGGTCCTGTAATTCTTTCGTTAAAACGAGTTGCAAACATAACCGATAGATTTTTAAACTGATAATCTATAGTGTTGGTAATTTGATGTTTTAATGACGAAATTGCATATTTTGAATATG includes these proteins:
- a CDS encoding PAS domain-containing sensor histidine kinase, with the translated sequence MELIHNLDLFQTVFNSAPNGIAVLKPLYGKKGKAGDFTILLCNAYLVNWIGNSDYKNKRYSEVFSNVNGTDVLEKFIETLETSIPANFEQWFGTETKKQWFRFTAVAQDQLLVVTMEDITEKKQAETALNEALIDAEKQKRLYNSIINSTPDLVYVFDLDYKFIYTNKALLTMWGKTEQDSIGRGLRENGYEDWHAEMHESEIDAVVANKKPIRGTVSFPHAELGRRIYDYIFVPVFNEKGEVECVAGTTRDITESKLAEEKLQQNESRFRKMIHQTPAPTLVLRGGDLVIEQINRHMLQMIGRGEEIIGMRLIDVLPELEGQYVWEQVLRVYNEGIPFDQSEVLVPHNRTGEMKNYYYNLAYRPLIEEGEITGMIQVAVEVTEQVVARQKMEESENRFGALINASSDLVYRMDADWMIMHNLEGDGELSSPGKKGINWLDKFVHPSDLEQAVHLISKSIVEKSIFEMEHRIINEDDTVKWVFSRVVPILNDKEKIVEWFGASSDITSQKELQNVIAESEEKFRQLADLVPQIIWTSNPEGFIDYYNSRWYEYTGFNEHEFGDSSWMPVLHPDDVSMVSKNWYQSVHAGTSYQIEFRLKNINTGEYRWFLSKALPIRDKEGVITNWFGTCTDIHEQKSITEKLEILVAERTKELQRSNDDLQQFAHVASHDLKEPVRKIKTFLSRLEDHLSEQLDESSSKYIERIHVAADRMFTMIDGVLAYSKINADLQKATVVDLNEVIKNIESDLEIALQKTGGKIYYEELPVVEGASVLLYQLFYNLINNSIKFAREEVSPQITIKANEQIEDGRRAAVITVEDNGIGFEDNQTGRIFETFTRLNSKDRYEGTGLGLSLCKKIAERHGGSITATGIADKGAVFSITLPFEQKEKDI